A single region of the Malaclemys terrapin pileata isolate rMalTer1 chromosome 2, rMalTer1.hap1, whole genome shotgun sequence genome encodes:
- the CRYGN gene encoding gamma-crystallin N, whose protein sequence is MSQYSGKITFYEGKYFTGRKLEVCGNCDNFQDRGFMNRVNSICVQSGAWICFDHPDFRGQQYVLEHGEYPDFYRWNGYNDHMGSCRPVGMHGEHYRMEIFDGSHFSGHCMEFTEDCSFLQGQGWNKNCVNAIKVYGDGAWVLYEEPNYRGRMYVVERGEYNSFNVWQADSANIQSLRRVVNYF, encoded by the exons ATGTCTCAGTATTCGGGAAAA ATCACTTTCTATGAGGGCAAATACTTCACAGGCAGGAAGCTGGAGGTCTGTGGGAACTGTGATAACTTCCAGGACAGAGGTTTCATGAACCGAGTGAACTCTATCTGTGTACAGAGTGGAGCTTGGATCTGTTTTGATCACCCAGACTTCCGAGGACAGCAATACGTTTTGGAGCATGGGGAATACCCCGACTTCTACCGTTGGAATGGCTATAATGATCACATGGGCTCCTGCAGGCCTGTCGGAATG CATGGTGAGCATTACAGAATGGAGATATTTGATGGGAGCCATTTTAGTGGTCACTGCATGGAGTTCACTGAAGATTGCTCTTTCCTCCAAGGGCAGGGCTGGAACAAGAACTGTGTCAATGCCATCAAAGTGTACGGAGATGGAGC ATGGGTGCTGTATGAGGAACCCAACTATCGTGGCCGTATGTATGTTGTGGAGAGGGGAGAGTACAACAGCTTTAACGTGTGGCAAGCTGACAGTGCAAATATCCAGTCCCTCAGAAGAGTCGTCAACTACTTTTAA